A region of the Sphingobium yanoikuyae genome:
GGCCGGCGACCTGACCATCGATCTGGTCGCCCATATCGTCACGAAGGGCGGGGTCGAAGTGCATCTGACGCCCAAGGAATATGGCGTACTGGAGCAGCTGGCACGCTTCCCCGGCCGGGTCATCACCCACAAGCAGATCATGGACCATGTCTGGCCCAACGAACATGCCCATCATGTCGAATATCTGCGTGTGCTGGTGCGCGGCCTGCGCCAGAAGCTGGAGGCCGACCCGCAGCGCCCCCAGATCATCAGCAACGAACTGGGGATCGGCTACCGCCTGAAACAGGGCGCGGACTGACATCAAAATAGAGCCTGATTCACGCCATCGGTGAAAGCGCGGAACGCTTTCGCCTCAGACGATCAGGCTCTAGATCTCGATCTGCGACCCCAGCTCGACCACGCGGTTGGTCGGCAGGTTGAAGAAGGCCATCGGGCTTTCGGCATTGCGGATCATCCAGGCGAACAGCTTTTCGCGCCACATCGCCATGCCCGGCCGTTCCGACGGAATCAGCGTCTGGCGGCTGAGGAAATAGCTCGTGTCCTTGACGCTGATCGGCCCGCCACAGTCGTGGACCGACTTCATCGCCGCCGGTATATCCACATCCTCCATGAAGCCATGGCGCAGGATCAGCCGGTAGAAGCCCGATCCATGATCCTCCACCGTCGTGCGCCCCTGCAGCGGCAGATGCGGCACGCCCTGGGTGCGCACGGTCAGGATGATGACCCGTTCGTGCAGCACCTTGTTATGCTTCACATTGTGCAGCAGTGCCGGCGGCACGCCGTCGGTGGTGGAGGAGAGGAAGATCGCCGTTCCCGGCACGCGCTTGAGCGAGGCCAGCGTCGATCGCACGAACAGGTCCAGCTCCATCGCCCCTTCGCGCAGATAATGGCGCATGATCCGCCGCCCGGTCGCCCAGGTGGTCAGCACGGTGAACACCACTGCCGCAACCAGCAGCGGGAACCATCCGCCATCGGGGATCTTGGTCACGTTCGACGCGAAATAGGCGCCGTCGATGACCAGGAACAGGCCGGTGACGCCCGCCGCCGCCGGCAGCGGCCAGCGCCATACGCTGAAGGTCAGCACGCCCAGCATGCAGGCGGTGATGACCATCGTGCCGGTCACTGCGATGCCATAGGCGGCCGCCAAATTGCTGCTGTTGCCAAAGCCCAGCACCAGCAGGATGACGAAGATCAGCAGCAGCCAGTTGATGAGCGGCACATAGATCTGTCCTGCCGCCGAGGCGCTGGTGTGCAGGATGCGCAGGCGCGGCAGGAAGCCCAGCTGCACCGCCTGCTGTGTGACGGAGAAGGCGCCCGAGATCACCGCCTGGCTGGCGATGATCGTCGCCATGGTGGCTAGGATCACCAGCGGCAGACGTGCCCAGTCCGGCGCCATCAGGAAGAAGGGATTTTGCGCCGCCGCCGGATTGTCGAGCAGCAGCGCCCCCTGCCCCAGATAGTTGAGCATCAGGCAGGGAAAGGCGGCATAGAGCCAGGCGATGCTGATCGCCTTGCGCCCGAAATGGCCCATGTCGGCATAGAGCGCCTCCGCCCCCGTCACCGCCAGCACCACCGAGCCGAGCGCCAGGAAGGCGAGCTTGGGGTCGATCGCGAAGAAGCGAATCGCCCAGAGCGGATTGACGATGCCGATGATTTCGGGGTGCTGCACGATATTGGCAATGCCGAGCGCGGCGAGCGTGATGAAATAGATCGCCATGATCGGGCCAAAGGCCATGCCGACCATCGCCGTGCCGAAGCGCTGGATCAGGAACAGCGCAATCAGGATGACGATCGCGATCGGCAGCACCATATCCGCCAGGCTCGCCTGCACAATGGTCAGGCCCTCGACCGCCGACAGCACCGAAATGGCCGGCGTGATGATCGCGTCACCATAGAAGAGCGCGGTCGCCAGCACCCCCAGCATCGCGATCGCCGGGGTCCAGCGTGTCTCGCCCAGCCGCCGGCCGATCAGCGCCAGCAGCGCCATGCTGCCGCCTTCGCCATCATTGTCGGCGCGCATAACGATGAACACATATTTGACGGTGACGATCAGCGTCATCGTCCAGAAGATCAGCGATAGGACGCCATAGATATGCAGCGGATCGACCGCCAGCGGGTGATGGCCGACGAAGCTTTCCTTGAGCGCATAGAGCGGCGAGGTGCCGATGTCGCCGAACACCACGCCCAGCGCACCGAGCGCAAGCGCAGCCGGTCGGCCGTGCGGCGTGCGATCCTGGCCTGCGGCCGGATCCCCCTGTTCAGTCATCTATGAGTGCCCTTCGTCTTTCTATCGGGCCGCCATGCCATGAAAGGCCATTTGAAAACCATAGGGGTCTGCCCTCCCCGGCATAGGATTCGCATATGATTCCGGCCCAGGCGGCCCGCAGCTGCTTCA
Encoded here:
- a CDS encoding potassium transporter Kup — translated: MTEQGDPAAGQDRTPHGRPAALALGALGVVFGDIGTSPLYALKESFVGHHPLAVDPLHIYGVLSLIFWTMTLIVTVKYVFIVMRADNDGEGGSMALLALIGRRLGETRWTPAIAMLGVLATALFYGDAIITPAISVLSAVEGLTIVQASLADMVLPIAIVILIALFLIQRFGTAMVGMAFGPIMAIYFITLAALGIANIVQHPEIIGIVNPLWAIRFFAIDPKLAFLALGSVVLAVTGAEALYADMGHFGRKAISIAWLYAAFPCLMLNYLGQGALLLDNPAAAQNPFFLMAPDWARLPLVILATMATIIASQAVISGAFSVTQQAVQLGFLPRLRILHTSASAAGQIYVPLINWLLLIFVILLVLGFGNSSNLAAAYGIAVTGTMVITACMLGVLTFSVWRWPLPAAAGVTGLFLVIDGAYFASNVTKIPDGGWFPLLVAAVVFTVLTTWATGRRIMRHYLREGAMELDLFVRSTLASLKRVPGTAIFLSSTTDGVPPALLHNVKHNKVLHERVIILTVRTQGVPHLPLQGRTTVEDHGSGFYRLILRHGFMEDVDIPAAMKSVHDCGGPISVKDTSYFLSRQTLIPSERPGMAMWREKLFAWMIRNAESPMAFFNLPTNRVVELGSQIEI